CGACGCGTAAAAAAAATATTACGGCAATTCACCATTGTGAATACGATGCAACTAACTTGATTGCGCTAAGGATAGCAACACTTTTTACCACAAAAATTTTGCTGCTAAACAGGAatggttattattaaaaaaagaaagGATTTGTAGCCATAATGTATAAACGATAAataccaacaatagcgcaatctaagcagttgcatcgtgtgtactatgttgaattgcacatatatttattgtgtgtcattatatgtgtcttggactatactaattgcaaacgctgctagaatcgtgctcgctagcacgattctagcagcacagaataattctgtgtgtttcgttcgtttcgtgatttcggtcagaaccaacgaaaaattcgttctGTGTGGCCgcacctttactaacttattatttgtccataaatcaacacgatcAAACGAAACTTCATTAGTTtcggtttgaagcatctggcccagcatttacactttttatagactgccaggtaatttaagtaaacagcaatgaaatgccacgacacactgacagcaaatcagtttccaagtctgtgactgacagtgattattaaagacaatcttggtctattttcagttaaaGAAGTGTAGCCCTAAAACCTAGGCCCTAAGACGCCTGTCATTCTTCatggagtaatcagcaacgctcccaaacatcacaaataagtttgtgaaggtcgctggttgagccatgcttttgatagcagaagttcaagctgagcaagtttcaggttttcaaGGCAACCCAGAGCCACCAGAATGTATATtcgtattaaaataacgaatttgaagaaagaggttgttttggttaccaacttgaaaaaggtgatgacagtgattttaaatgTCACTATTCTGatgacaactttgtgtggtacgacccccattatcactttggtcgtgggctgtatgacaggggaaatTCTAGTGTATTTAATGGTTACGATCTGCAGTGAAATGTAACGTTGCAACGTAATCTGCACAGGTCGtactgtagggagttcttacaTTAGTGGAAAATGTATAACATAGATGTTAAATTCaacataaatgaatttagcttcctaaacacacacttaaagctaagttttagtacgtactggtaattattttactgaacttcagctttttcattgctaaaatctTATCACCTATCTATTTCCAGTTTCActttcacaataactaatagCGGATAACGCCGAACTGAGCAAGatcgagcatcatatctctttcattcTTTGTTAGAGGGATTTTGGCTAATAGTTTATCAGCATAATTGTCATTCCGCTGCTATCGGCATAACCACtagcaaatttaaattttgagaaaaatatttgttgattttatttgACAAACAATATCTTGTTTGGAAAGGGAAAAATCAACGCATTCTACATTGCAGGGCGTAAAAActgtataacagggtcatcataACACGGGGGCGCACTGTACTGTGTACATTTATGATGTAACTTGAAAAATGTGTATGGCCTAACTGAAAACATTTACCTAAGAATCCAGTTTGTGCCATATCATAAGACTAAACAACTCAGCAGTTCTGTTTGTTACAAAAAAACTGCTCCGTTGTGTTGTTTCACAATGTTCCTTTCGCTAGTCATGTGGTAATTTCACTACTCAATTAGAAACCTAAAGATATCACTCATGTGCCAATGTAAAAGCCTAATGAGTGCAGACTATACTGATGGTACTTTTACAATGTTAATTTTCTCCGTTTCTCATTGGCTAATATTTGTATCCATTGAATATTAACCAATAGAACTACGTGCCTAAATCGTTAGCTTATTTTGATGGTACCCTGAATGTACTGTTTTGCAAAACATGTGTTGTTGCTGTCCCACAGGTTGATGAATTTCAACTATTACATAGTCTCAAGtcacatatgttatatattgtagTTACAAACATTATATAGTGTAATTACAAACAAAATGttattacatatatgttatatagtgtAATTATTTTCACTTCCATTTAAAAGAAATGCTGAGCTTTAGCTTATTcccatcattattattacttattaccATTATTGTACCACTTGGTACTATGACAGACTTCTCGTCAAATCAAAGGCACCAATCTCTGGCCTGctcaataaatatttaaaaaattgtttctgaGACGAACTTTTTCTATCCTCCCCATTGATCGTTAATCTGTCTTCACTGATCGTTAATCTGTCCTCACTGATCGTTAATCTGTCCTCACTGATCATTAATCTGTCCGCATTGATTCAGCAATAAGTCTAACCTAGTCTGTAGGTTTTCTGCACAACCAATATTACTCAACTTGGGTTTTCACCAGACTTTTGAGCTCCATCATGTTGTTGGATTGAAATGATCGATACAAACTCTAGAATATACAGAAGGATAGGCATGGCTGCAGCATCATTTTATTTGTTGCCAGTTGTCCATAAAATTTTGACATGCTCGCTATAGTCAATTGGTAGTTTATATCCGGTGTCACGGGCTCCTGCCACAGCCGCCCCTATCGCAGCATCACTTTTCAGCTCTACAAGTTTAACTTCTTCAAACTTGCTTAGCAATGAGTTTGTCACCTCAaggaaaccttcggataaatgaTTCCAACTTTTCCAGACAGAACCAACGCACACAATGGTCAGTTCTTTTGGCATGTTGCTGGCTTTGCCACAGACTGCTAGCACGTGCCTGCCCAGCTCACGCCCGGCGTCACGAAACAATGACCGACAAAGTGAGTCACCTTCACCCGCACCATCAGCGATCTTCATTGTAAATCGTGCGAAGAAGGATTTGTTAAATTTGGAATACAAATGAGGAAGCATATCGAAATTGCTTTCAACATGAAAGTACGCCTTCATGTTCTCTCGTACGTAATCGAGGTTGTGTTCCGATGGCTTTAAATTGTCATCATGGTCGAAGAGAGTCTTGAGCGCTCGGTGGGCTATCCAGTATGCTCCTCCTTCATCTCCCATCTCGTGACCCCAGCCACCACATGTATAGTTTGTTCCTCCTGGGCCTTCCTTCAACCGGCAGTTGCTCCCGGTGCCGCTTATCAAGACCACACCTGCAaacatgataaacagactcggacGTTGAATATTATAACCCTTTATTCGTCCCTTCTTTCGCTTGTCTATCTGGTTAAACATCTATTGCAGAATGTATGTGGGCTCAGTTTGAGGATTTGTGGTGAGCACGACACACGGCGAgtgtaaatagttttttaaagaCGATCTTGGCAATCCCCTTTATTCTAATTTACAAAATTAGATTTTAGGGCTAATTCGATGATTACTTACAACTTAGTAGACTACCAGGCTTCATTCTACTAGCACTAATAGTGGTACCAcaagtagtactagtagtagcgCACAAGTAGTAGTAGTGCTACTAGTAGCGCTATTAGTAGTAGTGCTAGCACTGCTAGTAGTGCTAGTATTGCTACAAGTAGCACTACTAGCactactagtagtactactGTAGTGCTAAACCAGTAGTACAGAACACTAGCAGGCTAGTGGA
Above is a window of Watersipora subatra chromosome 3, tzWatSuba1.1, whole genome shotgun sequence DNA encoding:
- the LOC137391023 gene encoding N-acetyl-D-glucosamine kinase-like, which produces MTTKLFVGVEGGGSCSKGVLVNNGGIVLATAQTTGTNHWNLGFPETAKRILGLVDELLTAAGLKGSSVAAIGLGLSGAETPNCWMNIASALYGLRPTLILENKKAQVYSDTIAALETATGQGGVVLISGTGSNCRLKEGPGGTNYTCGGWGHEMGDEGGAYWIAHRALKTLFDHDDNLKPSEHNLDYVRENMKAYFHVESNFDMLPHLYSKFNKSFFARFTMKIADGAGEGDSLCRSLFRDAGRELGRHVLAVCGKASNMPKELTIVCVGSVWKSWNHLSEGFLEVTNSLLSKFEEVKLVELKSDAAIGAAVAGARDTGYKLPIDYSEHVKILWTTGNK